From the genome of Thauera chlorobenzoica:
CGGCTGAGCCTTCTGCTTCCGGCGCGCATCGGCGTATTTTCGATGCGCGTCAGGGCGGGCAGGAGCGGAATGTGGGAAAATTTCCCGGCAGATTTCGAAAATACTTGAAAATAAATTTGTATCTGCTTATTTTTTAAATAGAAACATTCCGCAATCCTTCACCGGGCTGTCGACCATGAAGCTCAGATTCCTCGGCGCTGTGTTCGCAGCGCTGTTTGCGCTCCAAACCGGGGTGGTCGGTGCGGCATCGACTTCCGCCAGCAGTGCGCCGGCGAGCAAGCACGCGGCTGCAAAAAGCAGCGCCAAGCCGAAGGTCGCAGCCAAGCCGTCGGCGAAACGCGCCGTAACCAAGAAGAAGGCCGGGGCAAAAGCGAAGAAGCCCGCGGCGGTGCGGGCTGCAGCGAAAAAAACCATCACCGCGCCAGCGGCCGCCGCCCTCGACCACGGCAAGGAGGGCGCGGACTCCGCCGGCGCGCTGCCGGAGCTGGGCTCGAGCGCGTTTTACGTGGTCAACCAGAATACCGGCGAGGTGTTGCTCGAGCGCAATGGCGGCGCGGTGCTGCCGATCGCCTCGATCACCAAGCTGATGACCGCGATGGTGGTGCTCGATGCCGGGCAGAGCCTCTCCGAGCGCCTGAGCATCACGGGCGACGACATCGACCACCTGAAAGGCACCGGCTCGCGCCTGTCGCTCGGCACCGCGCTGACGCGCGAGGAAATGCTGAACCTGGCGCTGATGTCGTCGGAAAACCGCGCCGCCTCCGCGCTGGCACGCAACTACCCGGGCGGTGAGCACGCCTTCATCGAGGCGATGAACGTCAAGGCCCGCCTGCTCGGGCTGTGGAGCACCCGCTTCCACGACAGCACCGGCCTCAACCCGGCCAATGTCTCCAGCCCGCGCGACCTCGCCCGGCTGGTGTCCGCGGCCTCGTCCTACGCGCTGATCCGCGAGTTTTCCACCGCGCCCGAGCGCTACGTCGCCGTGCGCGGCCATTCGATGCGCTTCGGCAACACCAACGCGCTGGTGAAGAGCCCGGAATGGGCGATCAGCGTGTCGAAGACCGGCTACATTTCCGAGGCCGGCCGCTGCCTCGTGATGCAGACCTGGCTGAACCAGCAGCCGGTGGTGATGGTGCTGATGGATTCGGCCGGGCGCTACACCCGCACCGCCGACGCCAAGCGCGTGCGCAAGTGGCTCGAGCAGATGCTGCCCCAGCGTCTGGCGTCGGCGCGGCACCTCTCCGGCGGCTAGCCGGCGCTCGCGCGCAGGACGCGCGCCGGCGCTGCGGCCCGCCACTTCCTCCCCGTTTCAGGGACCCCCGCTGGCCGGCGCGTCCGTGCACCCGGTTGACCAAGATCAATCGGAGGCACGGATGCGCCGACTAGACTCGCGGGTTCGACTTACGAAACGACTGACGAGAGGAAGCTTCCATGGGTGCAGCCCTCCCCGAACCGGCCCCGAGCCGCTTGTTCCTGTCCGGTAACGACGCCGTTGCGCTCGCCGTGCGCGACGCCGGCTGCCGCGTCGCCGCCGCCTATCCGGGCACGCCGTCGACCGAGATCCTGGAGGTGCTCGCGCGCTATCCGGACCTGTACACCGAGTGGTCGATCAACGAGAAGGTCTCGCTCGAAGTGGCGCTCGGCGCCTCCATGGTGGGCGCGCGCGCGTTCTGTGCGATGAAGCACGTCGGACTCAACGTCGCCGCCGATGCGCTGATGACGATGACCGTCACCGGCACCGAAGGCGGCCTGGTGATCGCCGTGGCCGACGACGTCGGCATGTCCTCGTCGCAGAACGAGCAGGATTCGCGCTTCTGGGCACGCTTCGCCCATCTGCCGCTGTTCGAGCCGGCCGACGCGCAGGAGTCGTACGACATGACGCGCGCGGCGTTCGCGCTGTCGGAGCGCTTCTGCTGCCCGGCGATCCTGCGCCTGACCACCCGCATCTGCCACGTCAAGGGCCGGGTGATCGCCGGCGAGCGCGAAACCCACGAACCGGGCGGCTTCGTCAAGGACCCCCAGCGCTGGGTGATGGTGCCCGGCAACGCCAAGCCGCGCGTGGCGCGGATGCACGAGCGCGAAGAGGCGCTGCGTGCCGCGAGCACGGAAAGCGCGTTCAACGTGCTGCTGCCAGGCGAGGACCGGCGCATCGGCTTCGTCGTCTCCGGGCCGGCGTTCATGCACGTGCGCGAAGCCTTTCCCGCGGCGCCGGTGTTCAAGCTCGGCCAGTCCTATCCGCTGCCGCTCGAGCGCGTGCGCGAACTGGCCGCCGGCGTGGATCAGCTCCTGGTGGTCGAAGAGACCGAGGCGCTGGTCGAAAACGAGCTGCGCGCCGCGGGCATCGCCTGTTCCGGCAAGGACACGCTGCCCCGGGTCGGCGAGCTCTCGCCCGACGTGTTGCGCCCGGCGGTCGCCCGCCTGCTCGGCGAACCCGTGCCGGCGAAGGCGCATCTGGCGCCACAGCAGGTGTTCCCGCGTCCGCCGACGATGTGCGTCGCCTGTCCCCACCTGGGGATCTATTACACCCTTGCCCAGCTGCGCAACATCACCATCTCGGGCGACATCGGCTGCTACACCCTGGGGGCGGGCCAGCCCTGGAATGCGCTCGACACCTGCATCTCGATGGGGGCGTCGATGGGGGTGGCGCTGGGCATGGACAAGGGCCGCGGTGAAGCCGACGCGAAGAAGTCCGTGGTCGCCGTGATCGGCGATTCGACCTTCATGCACATGGGCATGCAGGGCCTGCTCGACATCACCTGGAACCGGGGCAACGTCACCGTCCTGCTGCTCGACAACCGCGCGGTCGGCATGACCGGCGGCCAGGACAACCCGGGCACCGGCCGCGACATCCACGGCGAGACGGTGCCGCGCATCGATTTCGCCAAGCTGTGCGAAGCCCTGGGGGTGAACAAGGAGCGCATCCATGTGCTCGACCCCTACCAGCTGCCGGTGCTGTTCAAGACGCTGCGCGAGGAGACCAAGGTCCGCGAGCCTTCGGTGATCATCACCAACCGCCCGTGCGTGCTGATCGACGACTACCAGCCGGCCCAGCCCTACAAGGTCATCGCCGACCAGTGCACCGGCTGCGGCAACTGCCTCGACGTCGGCTGTCCGGCGATCCACGTCACCCGCCGGGCGAAGGAAGTGAAGCCTTCCGGCAAGGAAGTCGAGCTCGCCTTCACCCGCATCGAGACTTCGGCGTGTACCGGTTGTGGCCTGTGCGTGCAGCCCTGCGCGCCGGAGGCGATCGTCCATGCCGCGCCCGAGCATCCGGTGAAATTCCTGCACGCGAA
Proteins encoded in this window:
- the pbpG gene encoding D-alanyl-D-alanine endopeptidase translates to MKLRFLGAVFAALFALQTGVVGAASTSASSAPASKHAAAKSSAKPKVAAKPSAKRAVTKKKAGAKAKKPAAVRAAAKKTITAPAAAALDHGKEGADSAGALPELGSSAFYVVNQNTGEVLLERNGGAVLPIASITKLMTAMVVLDAGQSLSERLSITGDDIDHLKGTGSRLSLGTALTREEMLNLALMSSENRAASALARNYPGGEHAFIEAMNVKARLLGLWSTRFHDSTGLNPANVSSPRDLARLVSAASSYALIREFSTAPERYVAVRGHSMRFGNTNALVKSPEWAISVSKTGYISEAGRCLVMQTWLNQQPVVMVLMDSAGRYTRTADAKRVRKWLEQMLPQRLASARHLSGG
- a CDS encoding thiamine pyrophosphate-dependent enzyme; amino-acid sequence: MGAALPEPAPSRLFLSGNDAVALAVRDAGCRVAAAYPGTPSTEILEVLARYPDLYTEWSINEKVSLEVALGASMVGARAFCAMKHVGLNVAADALMTMTVTGTEGGLVIAVADDVGMSSSQNEQDSRFWARFAHLPLFEPADAQESYDMTRAAFALSERFCCPAILRLTTRICHVKGRVIAGERETHEPGGFVKDPQRWVMVPGNAKPRVARMHEREEALRAASTESAFNVLLPGEDRRIGFVVSGPAFMHVREAFPAAPVFKLGQSYPLPLERVRELAAGVDQLLVVEETEALVENELRAAGIACSGKDTLPRVGELSPDVLRPAVARLLGEPVPAKAHLAPQQVFPRPPTMCVACPHLGIYYTLAQLRNITISGDIGCYTLGAGQPWNALDTCISMGASMGVALGMDKGRGEADAKKSVVAVIGDSTFMHMGMQGLLDITWNRGNVTVLLLDNRAVGMTGGQDNPGTGRDIHGETVPRIDFAKLCEALGVNKERIHVLDPYQLPVLFKTLREETKVREPSVIITNRPCVLIDDYQPAQPYKVIADQCTGCGNCLDVGCPAIHVTRRAKEVKPSGKEVELAFTRIETSACTGCGLCVQPCAPEAIVHAAPEHPVKFLHAKI